The following is a genomic window from Clostridium fungisolvens.
TTGATAGATGGAGAAATTAAGTCAGCCAGGGTTTATGCCTCTGCTGCAGGTATTTATGAAATTGAGATTAATGGAGAAAAAATATCAGATGAATATCTATTACCTGGCTATTCTGTATATGATTGTTGGATGCAGTATCAGTCTTTTGATGTGACGAGATACTTAAAATCTGGAAAGAATGCTATTGGTGCAATGCTTGGTAAGGGGTGGTTCTCTGGACGTTTTGGGCTAGGCGGGTTCGAAAATACTTATGGTGATCGAATGGCGTTAATATGTGAACTAGTAATAACAAAAGAAGATGGAACTAAAGTTGTTATAGCATCAGATGAAACTTGGAAATCTCACAAAGGACCAGTTATTGAAAGTAGCATTTATGACGGAGAGTATTATAATGCAAACTTAGAAATAGCAGACTGGTCAAAAGATAATTGTAATGATGATAGTTGGTTAGGTGTAAAACCAGTTGAATTAAAAATTGGGCCTATGTCAGAGCGTTTAAGTCCTCCAATAGTAAAACATGAAACTTTTAGACCTAAAAAACTCATTACTTCAAAAGGAGAAATAGTTCTAGATTTTGGACAGAATATGGCAGGATGGGTGGAATTTGATGTCAATATTCCTCAAGATGAAAGAGTAATAATACAGTATGGAGAGCTTCTTCAAAATGGCTGCTTCTATAGAGATAATTTAAGAAGTGCAAAAGCAGAGTATAAGTATATTTCAAAAGGTAAAAAGGCCCATGTAAGACCTCATTTCACTTATTATGGTTTTCGTTTTGTAAAGGTAGAGGGTATGGATGTAAATCCAGATGATTTTACTGCATATGCTATTTATTCACATATGGATGAAATAGGAGAAATAAAAACTTCTGATGAAAGAGTAAATCGTTTGATTTTAAATGCAAAGTGGGGGCAAAAAAGTAATTTTGTAGATGTTCCAACAGACTGCCCACAAAGAGATGAACGAATGGGATGGACTGGAGATGCTCAGTTTTTTTCAGGCACAGCAAGCTTTTTTACTAATACAGCAGCATTTTATAATAAATATATGAGGGATCTTAGAGAAGAACAAAAATTGATTGATGGGTCAGTACCTGTGATTATACCCCGTGTTAGGAATCAAAGAGAAGTTGGAACAGGCCATGGCTCAAGTGCTTGGAGTGATGTAGCAACAATTGTTCCGTGGACAACTTATCTATTCTTTGGGGATAAAGCAATGCTTGAAAAGCATTATGAAATCATGAAAGACTGGGTTGGTTATATAATAAGACAAGATGAAGCAGATGGCGGGAAGCGTTTATGGCAAACTGGAAATCATATTGCGGACTGGCTGGCTCTAGATAATCCTGATAAAACAGATATTTTTAACGGAGGCACTGATCAATATTATGTTGCAACTGCATACTATTATTATTCTGTAAGATTGATTGGAGACGCTGCAGAATCTCTCGGAAAGAAGGAGGATGCAGTTTATTATAGAAAGCTTCAGCAAGAAATAAAAGAAGCATTTTGTAAGGAATATGTGACTCCAAATGGGAAAATTTCTGTAGATACTCAAACTGCTCATGTTTTGGCGTTATTTATGGACTTGCTTCCAGAAACACATCGTACACGTGTTGCAGAAGCTTTAAAGATGAAATTAGTTAATAAAGGATCACATTTAGATACAGGGTTTGTAGGAACACCTTACATCAGCAGAGTTCTTTCTAATGTAGGTGCAAACGACTTTGCTTATAAGCTATTATTCAATGAAGATTTTCCTAGTTGGCTTTATAGTGTCAATATGGGAGCAACTACAATTTGGGAGCGATGGAATTCAGTTAATGAAGATGGTTCAGTGAGCAGTACCGGAATGAACAGTATGAATCACTATGCTTATGGTTCTGTAGTAGAGTGGATAGCAAGAGACATATGTGGATTAAATCCAGTTATTGATGAACCAGGATTTAAGAAAGCCTTTATTAAGCCTCAACCATTCAGATATATGAATAATGCTTCTATTACTTATAAATCTGTTTCAGGAACTTACAAAAATGGCTGGCAGTTTGTGGACGAGAATAAAATAAAATATAATTTTGAAATACCATTTAATTGCGTGGCAGAGATAGTTCTTCCAGATGTTAAACTTGGAGATGTCATAATAAATGGAGAAAGACCTTTAATGATAGAAGAAAAAGATAATAATGTAGTAATGAAAGTAGAGGCTGGTAAAATTGAAGTTATCTGTAAACCATCTTGTGATTACTACCCTTATTTAAATATAAATAGTTCTTTAAAAGATGTACTAGCATGCGAAGAAGGGATAGCGATACTTCGAAAGTATATAGGTGCACAACTTGATAGTTTTAGGGAAATTCCAGAACTACTTGATTTATCATTTAATAAGCCACTAACAGCTAATCCTATTTTTGGCCCATTATCTATTTTAAAACAAGATCAAATTGATTCTTTAGCAGAAGAACTAAGTAAATGCAGGGCAAAAATTTAAATAGAAATTGTTAAATAGGAATGCTAAGAATAATTACAGCATTCCTAATATATATGAATTAAATATAAGGAGAAAGAAAGTCAATATCGAAGTGGGGGCTCAGAATAATGGAACAGTTACAATTTTTTAGAACTGAAAAAGTTTCCGAAAGGATAATAAGAATTTTTGGTCTCACAGGTGAGTTGATGTATTTGGTTGAAGGGAATAATAGATCTGTTCTAATAGATACAGGTACAGGTGTTGGAGATTTAAGCGAATACGTAAAAAAGCTCACGAGTAATCCTATCACAGTGATTTTAACACATGGTCATGTAGATCATGCCTCCGGGGCAGCAAATTTTGATGATGTATACATGAATCATGTTGATGATCAAGTCTACAAGGAACATAATAATTTGGATTTACGTAAAGATTATGTGAAGTCTCAATTTAAAGATTTTAATAAAATAAAAGATAGTGATTACGTAAAAACAAAAGCTTCATATGAATTTAAGCAGTTAACAGACGGGACCACCTTCAATCTTGGTGGAATAACACTAGAAGTTCATAATGCTGCAGGGCATACACCAGGTCAAATGGCAATTCTTTTTAAAGAAGAGAGAGTATTAATGACAGGAGATGCAGCAAACCAAGCCACTTTTCTATTTGATAAAAATTCATTTGGATTATCCAGTTACGAAAAATCTATGAAAAACCTATTATTAAAAACAGAAGGCATGTTCGATAGAATACTTCTTTCTCATGGTACAGGGGATGCACCAAAAGAACTAATAAACAATATAATTCAATTATGTGTAGATATTAGAGAAGGAAATTCTGATGATATACCTTTTGATTTCATGGGACAAAGAGCATATATTGCTAAAAAAGTTAATGAGCAATTTGACCGGATTGATGGGAGTTTTGGCAATATAATTTATTCAAGAGAAAAAATATTTAAATAAAAACCTTCTATTAATTAAGAGTAGTAAGGACAGCTTAAACTAGGTACAGTGGTTTAAGCTGTCCTTTGTGTTTTTTGCAAGTTTTAAACTTATAATCAAGAATTTAGTTTTTCATTTTAGGGAAAATCATTAAATAAAGTATTGACATAAAGTTAACTTTACCATTTATGATAGGTTTGTAGCTACAAATAATTATGATTAATATTACCTTTAACTATTTTCAAAGGAGAACAAAATGAAAAAAACAAGTCTTACTTTAATGTTTTTTGCATTGATGAACTTTGTCCTTGCAATGATGGCCTTTGTATTTAATGGTATTTTAGATAAAGTTGCTATTTCACTGAATATTTCTGTAGCTAATTCTGGGTTATTAAACACCATGTATGCGTATGGTGCTGCATTTGGTATTTCAATTACCTTGATCCAATTGATTTCAATTAAAAACTATTAATAGAATTAATGGTTGTAAGTGCAATAATGTCTTAAGTTGAAAAATATAAGGAGGACAATAAAATGTTAGGAAACTTTATTTATTCAAACCCTACGAAATTATACTTTGGAGAGGATTCATTGAATTTTTTGAATGAAGAACTTCCAAAGTACGGAAAGAATGTGTTGCTTGTTTACGGTGGAGGATCCATCAAAAGCACCGGTTTATATAACAAGATTGTAAAAATTCTAAATGATAACGGCAAAGAAGTCTTTGAGGATGCAGGAGTTATGCCAAATCCAACCGTGGAAAAGCTGTATGAAGGCTGTAAGAGAGCCAAGGATAACAATGTCGATTTAATTTTGTCAGTAGGAGGCGGCTCAGTATGTGATTATGCAAAAGCTGTGTCGGTTTCAGCACATTGTGAGGAAGATCCATGGGCCAAATACTATCTGCGAATGGAAGATGTAGATAATAAAATCATCCCAGTAGGATGCGTTTTAACAATGGTTGGCACTGGTTCTGAAATGAACGGAGGATCTGTTATTACTAACCATGCTGCAAAGCTAAAAATCGGTCATGTATTTGGTGATAATGTGTTCCCTAAATTCTCTATTCTGAACCCTGTATTAACCTATACCGTACCTCAATATCAGATGGTAGCAGGATTCTTTGATATTATGTCGCACATATTGGAGCAGTATTTCAGTAATGAAGATGATAATACTTCTGATTACATTATGGAGGGCTTATTAAAGTCTTTGATTCATAGTTCAAGGATTGCAGTTAAGAATCCAACAGACTACGAAGCAAGAAGCAACATTATGTGGACTGCAACGTGGGCACTTAACACTCTTGTTGCGAAAGGCAAGTCAACAGATTGGATGGTTCATATGATTGGGCAGTCCATTGGTGCTTATACAGATGCAACACATGGAATGACACTTTCAGCAATCTCCATGGCATATTACAGATTCATAATGCCATACGGTCTTCAAAAGTTCAAACGTTATGCAACTAACGTCTGGAATGTAAATCCCGAAGGGAAAACAGATGAACAAGTCGCTGTAGAGGGACTTAATCTAATGGAAGCTTATATGAGAGAAATTGGCTTAGTGATGAATATAAATGATCTTGGTGCGACTGAGGAAATGCTTGACGGTATTGCAAAAGGCTCCTTTATCTTTGAAGGTGGATACAAGGTGTTGACACAGGATGAGATTGTCCGTATTTTGAAAAATAGCATGATTTGAGGATTAAATAAATTTAAAATGGATGCAGTCCAGCTATAAAAATGCACACCCTTTGTCTAATTTCATTAGATAGATGGTGTGCTATTAATATTGTTAGACAATAAAAAATTTTAGTACAGCGTTGATCAGAAATTCTTTTCATAAAGACCCTAAAAAGCATTTTTATAATTACTTTCCTTTTGCGATTTGAGCCATGGACTGTGTCCAATTCGACTACGTAATTTACTATTACATTTTAGGAGCTTTTTTAAAATTAGGTATTGACCTAAAGTTAACTTTATCATTTATCATTTGGGTATAGATATGATTAATTAGTATAAAAAGTCCTGTATAGAAAATTAATTTATACTTGTTCGAAACTCTCGATTTCTGGGGGCGGGGTTACCTGTACAAATTAATAGTTGAGTTAGTAGCTCTATAATAAGCACTGGATGAAAACTTGAAGTTTTAAATAATTGTATAAAAAATGGGGGAGTAGAATTATGAAGCTAATAAAACAACAGTTGCTCACTGGTGAAAGAGCATTATTCCATAGTAAAGATTTGAAGGTTTCTTATTCCACCTTTGCTGATGGAGAATCTCCTTTAAAAGAGAGTCAGAATATAAAAATAGATCACAGTATGTTTAAGTGGAAATACCCATTATGGTATTGCAATAACATTGTTGTAGAAGACAGCATTTTGTCTGAAATGGCTCGTTCCGGAATCTGGTATACAGATAATATTGAAGTAGTTAATACTATAATTGAAGCACCTAAGAACTTTAGGCGTGCAAAAAGGATTAAATTAGAGAATGTAAACATACCTAATGCTGGTGAGACTTTATGGAACTGCGATGAGATCTCTTTCAAAAATGTAACAGCCAAGGGAGATTACTTTGGTATGAACAGTTCAAATATTAAAATTGATGGATTTCAGTTGGTAGGGAACTATTCATTTGACGGAGGAAAAAACATTGAAATCCATAATGCAAAGATGCTGTCAAAGGATGCATTCTGGAACTGTGAAAATGTAACAGTATACGATTCCTTTATTTCAGGGGAATATCTTGGATGGAATTCTAAGAATTTAACCTTTGTAAACTGCACCATTGAGAGTTTACAGGGGCTATGCTATATTGACAATCTTGTGATGAAAAATTGTAGAGTGTTAAATACTACTCTAGCATTTGAATATTCTACAGTTGATGTACAGATTTGTAGTGAAATTGATAGTGTTATGAACCCGTCTGGCGGTATAATCCGAGCAGAAGGCATAGGGGAACTGATTATGGATGAAACAAAGATAGATCCTAATAAGACACAGATCGTAATGGGGGAAATAAAGTATGCAATATGATTTTAGAGCATTAACGGACAGACGTAATACCAATTCTCTGAAATGGGATGTGAATGAAAATGTGCTACCTATGTGGGTGGCGGATATGGATTTTAAAACTGCTCCGGAAATTATAGAGGCAATTCAGGAAAAGGTGGCAAAAGGAATTTTAGGTTATACCATTGTTCCTGAGGATTGGTATCAAGCCATTAGTAACTGGTGGGATCGAAGACACCATTTTCATATAGATAAGGAATGGTTGATTTTTTGCACAGGAGTTGTGCCTGCTATATCTAGTGCTGTTAGAAAAATGACATCTGTGGGGGAAAACATACTGGTTCAGACGCCTGTTTACAATATCTTCTTTAATTCTATTGTGAATAATGGCAGAAATATCGTGGAGAATAAACTGCTATATGATGGAAAACAATACAGTATTGATTTCAAGGATTTGGAAGATAAACTTTCTGATCCACAAACAACCATGATGATTCTCTGCAACCCTCAGAACCCTATAGGAAAGGTATGGGATAAAGAGACATTAGAAAGGATTGGAGAACTATGCTTTAAACATAATGTGCTTGTTCTATCAGATGAGATTCACTGTGATTTGACCGATATGCAGCATGAATATATTCCATTTGCATCTGTTTCAGAAATATGTGCAAATAACAGTATCACATGTATTGCACCTACAAAAACCTTCAACATAGCTGGAGTACAGACCGCAGCAGTTGTAGTTCCCAATGAGGTGCTAAGGCACAAAATAAATAAGGCATTAAATACAGATGAAGTGGCTGAACCAAATGCAATAGCCATGGAAGCTACAGTTGCAGCCTTCACTAAAGGAGAAAAGTGGCTGAACGAGCTTCGCTCCTATATAGAAGAAAACAAAAGAGCTGTAGAGAAGTTCATAGTATCTGAGCTAACGGAATTATATCTGGTTCCTTCCAATGCAACTTATCTTTTGTGGATTGACTGTAGCAGAATTGCACAGGATACAACCTGTCTATGCGAGTTTTTGCGTAGTGAAGTAGGCTTATATATTTCTAACGGCCAATCCTATGGAGAATCTGGAAGAGGTTTTATTCGAATGAACATTGCATGTCCAAAGGCACGTTTGGAGGATGGCCTTACTCGTCTGAAAAGAGGAATTGAATTATATAAAAAGGTTTGTGGAAATACAGGGATTATATGATGGTGGGGCAGGTTATATTTATTTTATTTGCAACTTCTATAATTATTAAGGTAATAAGACTATATAGAAATAAAGAAAAGTTGCAAATACTATCTACTAAGGCAAGGCTCATTATGAAAACAAGAGATATCCACACTGATGTGCATGTGAATGGTGCTATTACTAGTAATACAGATTTAATTTTAGTTTTTGAATTAGATAGTGGCAGTCGGATAAAATTTAAAGTTAGGGAGCGGAGTTTTAGGGAAGTACATGAGTATGAATGGGGAGAGTTAGATTATAAAGGAGAATGTTTTTTAAAATTTAAATCTGTTAGTGGATGCATAGAAAAATTATGATTAATAATAATTAAGTTAAGAAAGAGGGCCATCATGAACTATACAATTAGACAGGTTGCAGAAAAAATGGGGGTTACGGTTCCAACCTTGCGTTACTACGATAAGGAAGGACTTCTTCCTTTTGTAGATAGGAAACCAAATGGAACTAGGGTTTTCAAAGATGAAGATTTTCAAAGACTAGATATCATAACTTGTATGAAGAATTCTGGAATGTCTATAAAAGATATAAAGAGGTATATGGATTTGTGCGAAGAAGGCGATAGTACCCTTAAGGAGCGTATGGATATTTTTCTTGAAAGAAAAGAGGATGTTCAAAAGCAAATGGAAGAATTAAATAAGGTTATGGAAACTATTATACACAAGATAGGGTATTATGAGACTGCAATTGAGGCTGGCACAGAAGCCATTCACAGACATCAAAAGGATCAAGATTAAGAAGATAGATCTAGGAGGAATACTTGTATTATTAAATATAGATAAAAATAAAAATGAGAGGTATGAGAATATGAGTAAATCAAAAGTATTATTCACAAAAAATATTACGCCAGAAAGCTTGGTTAATATTTACAAACAACTAGGAAGAGAATTAGGTGGTAAAGTTGCAGTTAAGGTCCATTCTGGAGAACCTGGAGGAAAGAACTTTTTAAAACCAGAATTTATGAAAGAGTTAGTTGACTATGTTCATGGAACAGTAGTTGAATGTAATACCGCTTATCCAGGTAGAAGAATGGAATCTAAAGAGCATTGGAAAGCAATTCAAGAACATGGATTTACTAATCTATTTAAGGTAGATATTATGGATGAAGAAGGAGAGCTGGAGCTACCAATTAAAGATAGCAAACATTTAAAAGTTAACTATGTTGGCAGTCATTTAGCAAATTATGATTCGTTATTAATATTATCTCATTTTAAGGGACATCAAATGGGGGGCTTTGGAGGAGCATTAAAAAATACTTCAATTGGTATTGCGTCAAGTAAGGGGAAGCTGCATATCCATACAGCTGGTAACGCCAACAAACCTGATGGTTTCTTTAATACACCTCAGGATGCATTTTTAGAGTCAATGGCTGAAGCAGCTAGTTCAATCGTTGAATATAGAAAAGATAATATTTTATTTATTAATGTTATGCGTGACATTTCAATAGATTGCGATTGTAATTCTTGTCCTAAGGATCCGGAAATGAAGGATATCGGAATTCTTGCTTCTTTAGACCCAGTTGCTTTGGACCAAGCTTGTGTTGATTTGATATATAAATCAGACGACAAAGGAAAAGCAAGTTTAATTCATCGAATGGAAGAAAAACATGGAATCCATACTGTTGAAGAAGCTGCGAGGTTAGGTGTTGGGTCCAGAGAATATGAACTAATTGATATAGAATAAAGATCATAGTTCTTGTATTAAGGTTAAAGTTAGGATTTTGCATGGATAATACGAGATATTAAAAATAGAGAAGGAGTATAAAGAATGGAAAGAATCTTATCTATGTTTTTTACTCTCGCTGTTATTTTTACTTTTGTAGGATGTAATAATACTGCATCAGACAATAATAATATATCATCTGAAAAGTCTACTACTTCTGAGATCGGCTCAAGCTCAGCTGATATAGGCTAT
Proteins encoded in this region:
- a CDS encoding DUF3737 family protein, which encodes MKLIKQQLLTGERALFHSKDLKVSYSTFADGESPLKESQNIKIDHSMFKWKYPLWYCNNIVVEDSILSEMARSGIWYTDNIEVVNTIIEAPKNFRRAKRIKLENVNIPNAGETLWNCDEISFKNVTAKGDYFGMNSSNIKIDGFQLVGNYSFDGGKNIEIHNAKMLSKDAFWNCENVTVYDSFISGEYLGWNSKNLTFVNCTIESLQGLCYIDNLVMKNCRVLNTTLAFEYSTVDVQICSEIDSVMNPSGGIIRAEGIGELIMDETKIDPNKTQIVMGEIKYAI
- a CDS encoding MalY/PatB family protein, giving the protein MQYDFRALTDRRNTNSLKWDVNENVLPMWVADMDFKTAPEIIEAIQEKVAKGILGYTIVPEDWYQAISNWWDRRHHFHIDKEWLIFCTGVVPAISSAVRKMTSVGENILVQTPVYNIFFNSIVNNGRNIVENKLLYDGKQYSIDFKDLEDKLSDPQTTMMILCNPQNPIGKVWDKETLERIGELCFKHNVLVLSDEIHCDLTDMQHEYIPFASVSEICANNSITCIAPTKTFNIAGVQTAAVVVPNEVLRHKINKALNTDEVAEPNAIAMEATVAAFTKGEKWLNELRSYIEENKRAVEKFIVSELTELYLVPSNATYLLWIDCSRIAQDTTCLCEFLRSEVGLYISNGQSYGESGRGFIRMNIACPKARLEDGLTRLKRGIELYKKVCGNTGII
- a CDS encoding MBL fold metallo-hydrolase is translated as MEQLQFFRTEKVSERIIRIFGLTGELMYLVEGNNRSVLIDTGTGVGDLSEYVKKLTSNPITVILTHGHVDHASGAANFDDVYMNHVDDQVYKEHNNLDLRKDYVKSQFKDFNKIKDSDYVKTKASYEFKQLTDGTTFNLGGITLEVHNAAGHTPGQMAILFKEERVLMTGDAANQATFLFDKNSFGLSSYEKSMKNLLLKTEGMFDRILLSHGTGDAPKELINNIIQLCVDIREGNSDDIPFDFMGQRAYIAKKVNEQFDRIDGSFGNIIYSREKIFK
- a CDS encoding iron-containing alcohol dehydrogenase yields the protein MLGNFIYSNPTKLYFGEDSLNFLNEELPKYGKNVLLVYGGGSIKSTGLYNKIVKILNDNGKEVFEDAGVMPNPTVEKLYEGCKRAKDNNVDLILSVGGGSVCDYAKAVSVSAHCEEDPWAKYYLRMEDVDNKIIPVGCVLTMVGTGSEMNGGSVITNHAAKLKIGHVFGDNVFPKFSILNPVLTYTVPQYQMVAGFFDIMSHILEQYFSNEDDNTSDYIMEGLLKSLIHSSRIAVKNPTDYEARSNIMWTATWALNTLVAKGKSTDWMVHMIGQSIGAYTDATHGMTLSAISMAYYRFIMPYGLQKFKRYATNVWNVNPEGKTDEQVAVEGLNLMEAYMREIGLVMNINDLGATEEMLDGIAKGSFIFEGGYKVLTQDEIVRILKNSMI
- a CDS encoding DUF2500 family protein produces the protein MGQVIFILFATSIIIKVIRLYRNKEKLQILSTKARLIMKTRDIHTDVHVNGAITSNTDLILVFELDSGSRIKFKVRERSFREVHEYEWGELDYKGECFLKFKSVSGCIEKL
- a CDS encoding alpha-L-rhamnosidase translates to MKIVRLRANHFENPIGYDISDLNLSWVVEDTKAKKQESAQIIISKSDKFQPENIVFDSGNCKDADSRSFRPDIKMEPYTCYYWKVKVTGDNGEVAESEIATFETGKLNDPWKGIWVTPDLDNGIHPYLRKSFLIDGEIKSARVYASAAGIYEIEINGEKISDEYLLPGYSVYDCWMQYQSFDVTRYLKSGKNAIGAMLGKGWFSGRFGLGGFENTYGDRMALICELVITKEDGTKVVIASDETWKSHKGPVIESSIYDGEYYNANLEIADWSKDNCNDDSWLGVKPVELKIGPMSERLSPPIVKHETFRPKKLITSKGEIVLDFGQNMAGWVEFDVNIPQDERVIIQYGELLQNGCFYRDNLRSAKAEYKYISKGKKAHVRPHFTYYGFRFVKVEGMDVNPDDFTAYAIYSHMDEIGEIKTSDERVNRLILNAKWGQKSNFVDVPTDCPQRDERMGWTGDAQFFSGTASFFTNTAAFYNKYMRDLREEQKLIDGSVPVIIPRVRNQREVGTGHGSSAWSDVATIVPWTTYLFFGDKAMLEKHYEIMKDWVGYIIRQDEADGGKRLWQTGNHIADWLALDNPDKTDIFNGGTDQYYVATAYYYYSVRLIGDAAESLGKKEDAVYYRKLQQEIKEAFCKEYVTPNGKISVDTQTAHVLALFMDLLPETHRTRVAEALKMKLVNKGSHLDTGFVGTPYISRVLSNVGANDFAYKLLFNEDFPSWLYSVNMGATTIWERWNSVNEDGSVSSTGMNSMNHYAYGSVVEWIARDICGLNPVIDEPGFKKAFIKPQPFRYMNNASITYKSVSGTYKNGWQFVDENKIKYNFEIPFNCVAEIVLPDVKLGDVIINGERPLMIEEKDNNVVMKVEAGKIEVICKPSCDYYPYLNINSSLKDVLACEEGIAILRKYIGAQLDSFREIPELLDLSFNKPLTANPIFGPLSILKQDQIDSLAEELSKCRAKI
- a CDS encoding DUF362 domain-containing protein yields the protein MSKSKVLFTKNITPESLVNIYKQLGRELGGKVAVKVHSGEPGGKNFLKPEFMKELVDYVHGTVVECNTAYPGRRMESKEHWKAIQEHGFTNLFKVDIMDEEGELELPIKDSKHLKVNYVGSHLANYDSLLILSHFKGHQMGGFGGALKNTSIGIASSKGKLHIHTAGNANKPDGFFNTPQDAFLESMAEAASSIVEYRKDNILFINVMRDISIDCDCNSCPKDPEMKDIGILASLDPVALDQACVDLIYKSDDKGKASLIHRMEEKHGIHTVEEAARLGVGSREYELIDIE
- a CDS encoding MerR family transcriptional regulator translates to MNYTIRQVAEKMGVTVPTLRYYDKEGLLPFVDRKPNGTRVFKDEDFQRLDIITCMKNSGMSIKDIKRYMDLCEEGDSTLKERMDIFLERKEDVQKQMEELNKVMETIIHKIGYYETAIEAGTEAIHRHQKDQD